Proteins encoded together in one Alteribacter keqinensis window:
- a CDS encoding SDR family oxidoreductase → MVVNVLVIGANGNIGKHIVKMLGLSTEHHVKAMIRKEEQKETMEDLGADEIVLADLEEDFSHAYEGVDAVIFTAGSGGHTSKEQTEVIDRNGAIKSIEEAEKHRIARYVMVSAMGAGKPDETPDNIRHYMKAKGAADEALEKSRLNYTILRPGPLTDDPGKGTIRAAKSLSNKNGDIPREDVASVAVNSLTIEETSHQAFELLSGDTSIGAALKEIH, encoded by the coding sequence ATGGTTGTGAACGTGTTAGTCATTGGAGCAAACGGCAACATTGGTAAACATATCGTAAAAATGCTTGGTCTGAGTACCGAGCATCACGTAAAAGCGATGATCCGGAAAGAGGAACAGAAAGAGACAATGGAGGATCTCGGAGCAGATGAAATTGTTCTTGCAGATCTGGAGGAGGACTTCTCTCATGCCTATGAAGGTGTGGACGCTGTTATCTTTACTGCCGGTTCAGGAGGACACACGTCCAAGGAACAGACTGAAGTTATTGACCGAAACGGAGCAATAAAATCCATTGAAGAAGCAGAAAAGCATAGAATTGCACGTTATGTGATGGTGAGTGCCATGGGAGCAGGCAAGCCTGATGAAACCCCGGACAACATTCGGCATTACATGAAAGCAAAAGGAGCAGCTGATGAAGCGCTTGAAAAAAGCAGACTGAATTATACAATTCTGAGGCCCGGACCGCTCACTGACGATCCAGGTAAAGGAACGATTCGTGCAGCGAAAAGTCTGTCCAATAAAAATGGGGACATCCCCCGTGAAGATGTAGCCTCGGTTGCAGTCAATTCGTTAACCATTGAGGAAACAAGTCATCAGGCATTCGAACTT
- a CDS encoding phosphate/phosphite/phosphonate ABC transporter substrate-binding protein, which translates to MFKKAFLSSALVLSLGVMAACGADDDETANGDAEGDSGDDVQEQEFDELVMGFVPSTDSDQIASTVEPLTERLSEELGIEVDGRVMTNYSALVEAMGSGQVQIGFIPAFGYVLANERHDIEVILKSLRAGDDSYRAQYSVRADSGIESLEDLEGKVWAFADSASTSGFLFPATQIRNDFGMTEDEFFGDMVETGSHDNALITVLEGGADVATTFEDAREVIEGDYPEVYDEENGLIQLDFTEPIPNDTISVISELSEDMVNQIREAFLSFNDDEDMIEIMNEVYRWDGIAEAEDSEYDIVREAYDNFSDEVDPLN; encoded by the coding sequence TTGTTTAAGAAAGCATTTTTATCATCAGCATTAGTGTTAAGTTTAGGGGTTATGGCTGCATGTGGAGCCGATGACGATGAAACAGCAAACGGAGATGCGGAGGGTGATTCCGGAGACGATGTTCAGGAACAGGAATTCGACGAGCTTGTAATGGGCTTTGTTCCTTCTACAGACTCGGATCAGATTGCATCCACTGTTGAACCTTTAACAGAGCGCCTTTCTGAAGAACTTGGTATCGAAGTTGACGGTCGCGTAATGACAAACTATTCCGCTTTGGTTGAAGCGATGGGCAGCGGACAGGTTCAAATCGGATTTATTCCGGCATTTGGTTACGTTCTTGCCAATGAGCGTCACGATATCGAAGTTATCCTAAAATCACTTCGTGCAGGAGACGACAGCTACCGTGCCCAATATTCTGTCCGTGCTGACAGCGGAATTGAGTCTTTAGAAGATCTTGAAGGTAAAGTATGGGCATTTGCTGACTCTGCTTCTACAAGCGGATTCTTATTCCCGGCTACGCAGATCCGTAACGACTTTGGTATGACGGAAGACGAGTTCTTCGGTGACATGGTTGAAACAGGTTCTCATGACAACGCCCTGATCACTGTACTCGAAGGTGGGGCAGACGTTGCCACAACTTTTGAAGATGCACGTGAAGTAATCGAAGGTGACTATCCTGAAGTTTACGATGAGGAAAATGGTCTTATTCAGCTTGACTTTACTGAGCCGATTCCAAACGACACAATTTCAGTCATCAGCGAACTTTCCGAAGATATGGTTAACCAGATTCGTGAAGCCTTCCTTTCTTTCAACGACGATGAGGACATGATTGAGATCATGAACGAAGTGTACCGTTGGGACGGAATTGCCGAAGCTGAAGACAGTGAGTACGATATCGTTCGTGAAGCATACGATAACTTCTCAGACGAAGTGGATCCACTTAACTAA
- the phnC gene encoding phosphonate ABC transporter ATP-binding protein: protein MIEFKDVSLVYPNGTQGLKNINLNIKEGEFVVIVGLSGAGKSTLIRSVNRMVTPTGGELLVDQENILPYKNRKLRELRTKVGMIFQNYNLVKRSTVMKNVIAGRLGHTGTLKSILNLYSKEDMSLAYQSLQRVNISDKVHSRADQLSGGQQQRVSIARVLTQQPKVILADEPVASLDPPTSHQVMTYLRKVNKEDNITTIVNLHFIDMAMEYADRIIGMRAGEVVFDGPASTVNESTFEEIYGRKIREEDMVGGEDDEGNS from the coding sequence ATGATCGAGTTTAAAGACGTCTCTCTTGTTTATCCGAACGGAACACAAGGGCTGAAAAATATTAACCTTAACATTAAAGAAGGCGAATTCGTTGTTATTGTCGGCCTTTCAGGAGCCGGTAAATCCACATTGATTCGAAGTGTAAACCGTATGGTAACACCTACGGGCGGTGAGCTTTTAGTAGATCAAGAGAACATCCTTCCTTATAAAAATAGAAAGCTGCGAGAACTTCGCACTAAAGTGGGTATGATTTTCCAAAACTACAATCTGGTAAAGCGTTCAACTGTAATGAAAAACGTCATTGCCGGTCGTCTTGGTCACACCGGAACGCTTAAAAGTATTTTGAACCTTTACAGCAAGGAAGATATGTCTCTTGCTTACCAGAGCTTACAGCGTGTTAATATCTCCGACAAGGTTCATTCACGCGCCGATCAACTGAGTGGTGGACAGCAGCAACGAGTAAGTATTGCCCGGGTACTGACACAGCAGCCAAAAGTTATTCTTGCTGATGAGCCGGTAGCAAGTCTTGACCCGCCTACATCACACCAGGTGATGACATACTTAAGAAAAGTAAATAAAGAAGATAACATAACAACCATCGTTAACCTTCACTTCATTGATATGGCCATGGAATATGCGGACCGTATTATCGGTATGAGAGCCGGTGAAGTAGTATTCGACGGCCCGGCCAGCACTGTGAACGAAAGCACGTTCGAGGAAATATACGGACGTAAAATTCGTGAAGAAGACATGGTAGGGGGAGAAGACGATGAAGGGAACTCCTAA
- the phnE gene encoding phosphonate ABC transporter, permease protein PhnE, with amino-acid sequence MKGTPNPQQGTVDHGNPPGLRAQQAKWKLTFVFVVVVLVYMFTSWQTGSSLIDLWYGLPDVWRMVLELFPPNWGYATETWGRLSETIQMAIIATTVAAILCIPISLMASSNIAPNNYVYNITKQIMNILRTIPDLLLAVIFVGIFGIGAFSGIMALIIFSLGILAKLLAETIEAIDKNPLEAIRASGGNTLQVIVYGVMPQILPQYTSFTLYVFEINVRASLVLGFVGAGGIGQLLQRSISFFQYGRAMMIIIIIFVAVVIIEYISGKIREEIM; translated from the coding sequence ATGAAGGGAACTCCTAATCCGCAGCAAGGGACAGTTGACCATGGCAACCCGCCTGGCCTACGTGCCCAGCAGGCAAAATGGAAGCTTACCTTCGTATTCGTCGTCGTTGTTCTCGTATACATGTTCACCTCCTGGCAGACAGGCTCAAGCCTGATTGATTTATGGTATGGGTTGCCGGACGTCTGGAGAATGGTACTCGAGCTTTTCCCGCCTAACTGGGGGTATGCAACAGAAACGTGGGGACGTCTGTCCGAGACGATTCAAATGGCTATTATCGCAACCACGGTTGCAGCAATTCTCTGTATCCCCATCAGTTTAATGGCATCATCCAATATTGCACCTAATAACTACGTTTATAATATTACAAAACAGATTATGAACATTCTCCGTACGATTCCTGACCTGTTACTCGCAGTTATCTTTGTTGGTATTTTTGGAATCGGCGCTTTCTCTGGAATCATGGCTTTGATCATTTTCTCTCTCGGAATTCTGGCCAAACTGCTGGCTGAAACGATTGAAGCGATTGATAAAAACCCTCTCGAAGCCATCCGGGCTTCAGGTGGTAATACCCTGCAGGTGATTGTTTACGGTGTCATGCCGCAAATCCTGCCGCAGTATACATCGTTCACGCTTTACGTCTTTGAAATTAATGTCCGTGCCTCTCTCGTACTTGGTTTCGTAGGAGCAGGAGGGATCGGTCAGCTGCTTCAGCGTTCGATCAGCTTTTTCCAGTACGGAAGAGCGATGATGATCATTATCATTATTTTCGTAGCCGTTGTTATCATCGAATACATCAGCGGTAAGATTAGGGAGGAGATCATGTAA
- the phnE gene encoding phosphonate ABC transporter, permease protein PhnE — protein sequence MAQSQTLVLPPKKKRSTKKVVRNWIIAVLLIAMYVWTFSDIGINWSQIFSERTLNNMGRVIPQLFSPEWAVAPDALRLMGETLAMAYTGTLMAALLAVPFGFFAAKNMIDSRLINTAAKWSLDGIRAFPEIMLALIFVAAIGPSAFAGVLAIAVGSIGMLGKLYSEVIESIDMHVVESLEANGANKAQILFYGIIPQVIPEFLSYAIYRYEIDVRSSTILGLIGAGGIGMMIQISTMNRNWDEVGMALLIIILVVTVIDYFSSYLRKRIV from the coding sequence ATGGCACAATCACAGACGCTTGTTCTTCCTCCGAAAAAGAAGCGATCAACAAAAAAAGTCGTTCGTAACTGGATTATTGCTGTTCTTCTAATTGCCATGTACGTCTGGACATTCTCAGACATCGGCATTAACTGGTCCCAGATTTTCAGCGAACGAACGTTAAACAATATGGGCCGGGTTATTCCCCAGCTCTTTTCACCTGAATGGGCAGTAGCGCCTGACGCATTAAGACTCATGGGTGAAACGCTGGCCATGGCCTATACAGGAACATTGATGGCAGCACTGCTGGCGGTACCTTTTGGCTTCTTCGCCGCGAAAAACATGATCGACAGCCGCCTCATCAATACGGCAGCGAAGTGGTCACTTGACGGCATCCGTGCTTTCCCTGAAATTATGCTCGCGTTAATTTTCGTAGCCGCAATCGGTCCATCGGCGTTTGCCGGGGTTCTGGCGATCGCTGTCGGGTCTATCGGGATGCTTGGTAAACTGTATTCTGAAGTTATTGAATCCATCGACATGCATGTGGTCGAATCATTGGAAGCGAACGGGGCTAATAAGGCGCAGATTCTTTTCTACGGAATCATTCCGCAGGTTATTCCAGAGTTTCTGTCCTACGCCATTTACCGTTATGAAATTGACGTGCGTTCATCCACAATTCTAGGTCTTATCGGGGCCGGTGGTATTGGTATGATGATTCAGATCTCAACAATGAATCGAAACTGGGACGAAGTAGGGATGGCTTTATTGATCATCATCCTGGTCGTTACCGTTATCGACTATTTCAGTTCCTACTTAAGAAAACGAATTGTTTAA
- a CDS encoding NCS2 family permease, translating to MMAGMVAFFTIVYIVIVNAAILSDAGIPLVAGIIATVFVSFLGSMIMGFWANAPILLVPGMGINAMFVYTFVHSMGLMWQEALAVVVLSGVIFCIIAFTKLAPVITESIPSSLKEAIAVGIGIFLTFIGLQQGGLVIADDSTFVTLGNISDAHVIVTIVTLLVAVTLFIRQVPGNFLISILFGTALAYFLGVIGTGQTASMSLAPYGEVFFGFSFSSWLTVAFMAATFSLVMVIVFENIGLIHGHLNMVGSPEKYKRTLQANAVSVLSCGFLGTSPTVATVESAAGIAAGGRTGLTTITTGFMFLASLFFIPFITMIPPSAIAPVLIIIGGLMMQNIQKINLNDFSEGFPAFLVIVLIPLTYSIADGIAFGFVAYPLLKILLGKHKELSAPLVIISALFFLNFVLQVWNGG from the coding sequence ATGATGGCAGGCATGGTTGCCTTCTTTACGATCGTCTACATCGTTATCGTAAATGCAGCCATTTTATCCGACGCAGGAATCCCGCTTGTTGCCGGGATCATAGCAACGGTATTCGTATCTTTCCTGGGCAGCATGATCATGGGCTTTTGGGCCAATGCCCCAATTCTGCTCGTTCCCGGTATGGGAATCAATGCCATGTTTGTGTACACATTCGTCCATTCCATGGGGCTCATGTGGCAGGAAGCATTGGCTGTAGTTGTGCTGTCGGGCGTCATCTTTTGTATAATCGCCTTTACAAAACTTGCACCGGTTATCACGGAATCCATACCTTCTTCATTAAAGGAAGCCATTGCGGTAGGGATAGGAATCTTTCTTACATTTATCGGCCTTCAGCAAGGCGGGCTCGTTATTGCCGATGATTCGACCTTTGTGACCCTCGGAAACATATCCGACGCTCACGTGATTGTCACGATCGTCACCCTGCTTGTAGCCGTTACGCTCTTTATCCGGCAGGTACCCGGGAACTTTTTGATCAGTATTCTGTTTGGTACAGCTCTTGCCTACTTTCTAGGTGTAATCGGCACAGGTCAGACCGCCTCCATGTCACTCGCGCCGTATGGAGAAGTTTTCTTCGGATTCTCTTTTTCAAGCTGGCTGACAGTGGCGTTTATGGCTGCCACGTTCTCGCTGGTAATGGTTATCGTGTTTGAAAACATCGGACTGATCCACGGCCACTTAAACATGGTCGGATCACCCGAAAAATATAAACGGACCCTCCAGGCAAATGCTGTTTCCGTATTGTCTTGCGGCTTCCTTGGAACAAGCCCCACAGTAGCCACGGTAGAAAGCGCAGCAGGAATTGCAGCTGGAGGCCGGACAGGTCTTACAACGATTACAACAGGCTTTATGTTCCTCGCATCACTGTTCTTTATCCCGTTTATTACGATGATTCCGCCCAGTGCCATTGCACCGGTCCTCATCATTATCGGTGGACTCATGATGCAGAACATACAAAAGATCAACCTGAACGACTTCTCAGAAGGCTTTCCCGCCTTCCTTGTGATCGTTCTGATTCCACTCACATACAGTATTGCTGACGGCATTGCATTTGGCTTTGTTGCCTATCCGTTACTCAAGATTCTTCTCGGAAAGCACAAAGAGCTGTCCGCACCATTAGTAATTATATCTGCCCTCTTTTTCCTGAACTTTGTTCTTCAGGTCTGGAACGGCGGGTAA
- the sfsA gene encoding DNA/RNA nuclease SfsA produces the protein MVSHEFGPLIKSKFVERPNRFILKCRLEDGEEVTVHLPDPGRLKELLIPGCDVMLRYVDDPKRKTNWSAVLVSRGDGGWVGVNAQLPNALAKGAVQKDLIKEFAGWTYVRAEYKKGRSRWDLLMEHPDGRKMVVEVKGVSLVDAKGAGAFPDAVTARGARHVSELGDIAREEGWEAALFFVAQRDDIHSISPARHIDPAFADAMEEANRAGVNIIGRKCTVTADKMTMDTNEPLKIII, from the coding sequence ATGGTCAGTCATGAATTTGGTCCCCTGATTAAAAGTAAGTTTGTGGAACGGCCAAACCGGTTTATTCTGAAATGCAGACTGGAAGACGGCGAGGAGGTTACCGTTCATTTACCCGACCCGGGCCGCCTTAAGGAACTATTGATACCCGGATGTGATGTCATGCTTCGGTATGTGGATGATCCGAAGAGAAAGACAAACTGGTCGGCGGTTCTTGTGAGTCGTGGCGACGGAGGATGGGTCGGTGTAAATGCCCAGCTTCCGAATGCACTGGCGAAAGGGGCGGTTCAAAAAGACTTGATAAAGGAATTCGCCGGCTGGACCTATGTCCGTGCCGAATATAAAAAAGGCAGATCAAGATGGGACTTGTTAATGGAGCACCCTGACGGCCGGAAGATGGTTGTGGAAGTAAAGGGGGTGTCCCTCGTAGATGCCAAAGGTGCCGGGGCATTTCCCGATGCCGTAACAGCGCGTGGAGCGAGACACGTAAGTGAACTTGGTGATATTGCCCGCGAAGAAGGCTGGGAGGCTGCTCTGTTCTTCGTTGCCCAGCGTGACGATATTCACTCGATCTCACCGGCCAGACACATTGATCCCGCCTTTGCCGATGCCATGGAAGAAGCAAATCGTGCAGGAGTAAACATCATCGGAAGAAAATGCACGGTTACAGCAGATAAAATGACGATGGACACAAACGAGCCTTTAAAAATAATCATCTAG
- a CDS encoding polysaccharide deacetylase family protein, with protein MFDAGVRVFSLKLVLFLGLAVIMLAACSPGQDQSREPNRDNIGLQGDTEPFYPSAGKTPQLKGGPEPALRVEMEPDSPSAFAGQADGGDTSLENVGFGELQKQYPNTVVWRGPTNQKRVALTFDDGPDPRFTPAILDELESNDVKATFFVMGARAKEHQEILKRIHREGHVIGNHTYWHPNLEGESVGQLRWEMDETNDIIQNLVGIRPNLFRPPYGIFGTAHTESLAANGESAIFWTVDTMDWDGPSPEEILEGVMEDTGNGSIILMHDGAHWTGDMNNTVEALGPIIRELKREGYQFVTVPELLNVSAIQ; from the coding sequence ATGTTTGATGCAGGTGTTAGAGTTTTCTCGCTCAAGTTGGTGTTGTTTCTTGGGCTGGCAGTGATCATGCTTGCTGCATGTTCGCCCGGGCAGGATCAGTCCCGGGAACCAAACCGTGACAATATTGGACTACAGGGTGATACGGAACCGTTTTACCCGTCTGCGGGCAAAACTCCGCAGTTGAAGGGCGGCCCGGAACCGGCTTTGCGGGTCGAAATGGAGCCTGATTCCCCTTCAGCTTTTGCAGGGCAGGCTGATGGAGGAGATACATCTTTGGAAAACGTGGGATTTGGTGAACTGCAAAAGCAGTATCCAAATACTGTTGTATGGAGAGGACCGACCAACCAGAAACGTGTCGCCCTTACGTTTGATGACGGGCCGGATCCGCGCTTTACCCCGGCTATTCTTGATGAGCTTGAATCCAACGATGTAAAGGCAACATTTTTTGTGATGGGTGCAAGAGCAAAAGAACACCAGGAAATTCTAAAAAGAATACACAGGGAAGGCCATGTGATTGGAAACCATACGTACTGGCACCCGAACCTCGAGGGCGAATCTGTAGGGCAGCTCCGCTGGGAAATGGATGAGACAAACGATATTATTCAAAATCTCGTCGGTATCAGACCGAATTTATTCCGTCCGCCTTATGGTATTTTCGGAACAGCCCATACGGAGAGTCTTGCAGCAAATGGGGAGTCCGCTATTTTCTGGACTGTCGATACGATGGACTGGGATGGACCGTCACCTGAAGAAATCCTTGAAGGTGTCATGGAAGATACAGGTAACGGATCTATTATCCTTATGCACGACGGGGCCCACTGGACTGGTGATATGAACAATACCGTTGAAGCTCTCGGTCCGATCATTAGAGAGCTTAAACGAGAAGGATACCAGTTTGTGACCGTACCGGAATTGTTGAATGTAAGTGCCATTCAGTAA
- a CDS encoding manganese catalase family protein translates to MITRINKLQIELPMPKNPDANAAAAVQELLGGKFGEMSTLNNYMFQSFAFRQKKKLKPFYDLVASITAEEFGHVELVSNTINLMIQGTTFPGDPNLAPMQNGKDKRNSYHFIDTAQTAKPFDSMGAGWNGASNVFNSGNLILDLLHNFFLECGARTHKMRVYEMTDNPVAREMIGYLLVRGGVHIMAYAKALEIATGVDMTKMLPIPNLDNDKFETARKFEAEGAHRKLYTFSANDYKDVAKIWKGEHPLQGGQLEVIQGTPQGGPIPDLPEIPESFAPGISEEDFREIAKRLQRSAGI, encoded by the coding sequence TTGATTACACGAATAAACAAATTACAAATTGAACTGCCAATGCCGAAGAACCCGGATGCCAACGCGGCGGCTGCTGTACAGGAGCTTTTAGGCGGTAAATTTGGAGAGATGTCCACCCTTAACAACTACATGTTTCAGTCGTTCGCATTCAGACAGAAGAAAAAACTGAAGCCTTTTTATGACCTGGTAGCAAGTATTACTGCAGAGGAATTTGGTCATGTGGAACTTGTATCGAACACCATTAATCTGATGATTCAAGGGACGACGTTTCCTGGAGACCCGAATCTTGCCCCGATGCAAAATGGGAAAGACAAACGCAATTCATACCACTTTATTGACACAGCCCAGACAGCCAAACCATTTGATTCCATGGGGGCCGGATGGAATGGAGCTTCCAATGTCTTTAACAGTGGAAATCTGATTCTCGATCTGCTGCACAACTTTTTCCTCGAGTGTGGAGCAAGGACTCACAAAATGCGGGTGTATGAAATGACGGATAACCCTGTGGCACGGGAAATGATCGGTTATCTCCTTGTGCGTGGCGGCGTCCACATCATGGCTTATGCAAAAGCCCTTGAAATAGCGACAGGTGTGGATATGACAAAAATGCTCCCGATTCCGAACCTGGATAACGATAAGTTTGAAACGGCAAGAAAGTTTGAAGCCGAAGGTGCCCACCGTAAGCTTTACACGTTCAGTGCCAATGATTACAAAGATGTGGCGAAAATCTGGAAAGGGGAGCACCCTCTTCAGGGAGGCCAGCTGGAAGTCATTCAAGGGACACCGCAGGGTGGACCGATCCCAGATCTGCCTGAAATCCCGGAAAGTTTTGCACCGGGCATTTCAGAGGAAGACTTCAGGGAAATTGCCAAACGGCTTCAGCGTTCAGCCGGAATATAA
- a CDS encoding PAS domain-containing sensor histidine kinase gives MTERSANNIHKKLLTLPREGDNRTYDSDALILDRLSDAIVALDHHFTVTYVNQAASRQLHTKKEDMLGQNIWGIFPDAINTRVYDAYHKAMEERVPAEVEYEYFSPLKTWFNLRVYPSEEGVTAIFRDVTRRQIAMLAVEQSYRTLFHEHPDAVCSIDLDGYYLSVNQAFEKLFGLKEKKLAGREFVSLLPDEQARKAEELFTLAKEGKPVTQDFDLTEIKGEPFFVQCTALPIIVETEIIGAYGILKDITSQRLNTLELKRMNHMNQLILESVEDGILGIDKDFDVVMWNEAAEEMTGFGRDELKPNFIIQLLSTLYEGEMEELTQSFKRGSGLAKKEVIRKSNITLYRKDGTPYLAEFTVTPMVSDEEVVGSVFTFRDITEKRKSEEMLHQSEKLSAVGQLAAGIAHEIRNPLTSLKGFLQLIEIYGNEKKEYFDIMKSEFGRIEQILTELLILSKPQTLTKETCEMSEMLSHISTLLETQAIIKNIGIEKEFTASDVYITCAQHQIKQVFVNLIKNAIESMESGGVITVRLEKSGNQAVVKVIDQGCGIPKEKLARIGEPFYSTKDTGTGLGLMVTFKIIEEHGGTVTIDSRVGEGTTFTIAFPITQP, from the coding sequence ATGACGGAACGATCTGCCAATAACATACACAAAAAGCTCCTCACACTTCCCCGTGAAGGAGATAACCGTACGTATGATTCTGATGCTTTGATCCTTGACAGGCTAAGCGATGCTATCGTTGCTCTTGATCATCATTTTACGGTTACATACGTAAACCAGGCGGCCTCCAGGCAGCTCCATACAAAAAAAGAAGACATGCTCGGTCAAAATATATGGGGAATATTCCCTGATGCTATAAATACAAGAGTATATGACGCTTATCACAAAGCGATGGAAGAAAGAGTACCGGCAGAGGTGGAGTATGAATACTTCTCCCCGTTGAAGACGTGGTTTAATTTGCGTGTGTATCCATCTGAAGAAGGGGTCACTGCTATTTTCAGAGATGTAACCCGCCGCCAGATCGCCATGCTGGCAGTTGAACAGAGCTACCGTACCCTTTTCCATGAACATCCGGATGCGGTGTGTTCGATCGACCTGGATGGTTACTATCTGTCCGTTAACCAGGCCTTCGAGAAGTTATTCGGATTAAAAGAAAAGAAACTTGCAGGCCGGGAGTTCGTTTCCCTTTTACCTGATGAGCAGGCCAGAAAAGCAGAGGAACTTTTCACCCTGGCCAAAGAAGGAAAACCTGTAACACAGGATTTTGATCTGACTGAAATAAAAGGAGAACCGTTCTTTGTACAGTGTACGGCCCTGCCGATCATTGTGGAAACAGAGATTATCGGTGCCTATGGGATTTTAAAAGATATAACAAGCCAGAGGCTGAACACTCTTGAATTAAAGCGGATGAACCATATGAACCAGCTCATCCTTGAGTCTGTGGAAGATGGGATTCTCGGTATTGATAAAGATTTTGATGTTGTCATGTGGAATGAAGCTGCCGAGGAGATGACAGGATTCGGGCGGGACGAATTGAAACCGAATTTCATTATCCAGCTACTGTCCACCCTCTATGAAGGGGAAATGGAAGAACTGACACAGAGTTTTAAAAGAGGTTCAGGCCTGGCAAAAAAAGAAGTGATACGAAAAAGTAATATAACCCTTTACCGTAAGGACGGAACCCCTTATCTTGCTGAATTTACCGTCACTCCTATGGTTTCTGATGAGGAAGTGGTAGGGAGCGTATTTACTTTCAGGGACATTACAGAAAAAAGAAAGTCTGAAGAGATGCTTCATCAGTCTGAAAAGCTGTCTGCAGTAGGTCAGCTTGCAGCAGGAATTGCCCATGAAATAAGAAATCCTCTTACGTCTTTGAAAGGTTTCCTGCAGCTGATTGAAATCTACGGAAACGAGAAGAAAGAGTACTTTGATATCATGAAGTCAGAGTTTGGCAGGATCGAACAGATTCTTACGGAGTTGTTGATTTTGTCCAAACCTCAGACTCTCACAAAAGAGACGTGTGAAATGAGTGAAATGCTTTCCCACATAAGCACCCTGCTTGAAACGCAGGCCATCATTAAAAACATCGGTATCGAAAAAGAGTTCACAGCCAGTGATGTGTACATAACCTGTGCCCAACACCAGATCAAACAGGTATTTGTGAATCTGATCAAAAATGCAATCGAATCGATGGAGTCCGGCGGTGTGATCACAGTGCGTCTTGAAAAATCAGGAAACCAGGCAGTAGTTAAAGTGATTGATCAAGGCTGCGGAATTCCGAAAGAAAAGCTCGCCCGGATCGGGGAACCCTTTTATTCAACGAAGGACACGGGAACGGGACTGGGGCTCATGGTTACATTTAAGATTATTGAAGAGCATGGTGGTACAGTTACGATTGACAGCCGTGTAGGAGAAGGGACCACATTTACAATCGCATTTCCTATAACACAACCGTAA